The DNA segment GGCGCAATTCAGAGAGCGCGGCGCCAACAACCTCGATCTGTTCGATATTTGAATTTCCCAATCCTCTTTCCCCGGCGATCCTGATCATGTCAATGTCCAGCGGGTTAAAGCCGATCAGGTGAGAGCCGATCACGTCGACCGCAACGCCGTCGGTCGAGGCGATGATCGCCCCAAACTGGCGGGGGGTGCCGTGGCTCGGTCCCGCGCCTTCCATGCCGACGATCGCGTCCATAATGGTCAGTCCCGGCCGGCTGATCTGGAAAACATCGACCAGCAGGCCGGCAAAGTCGCGCGGGTGGGGGGCAAGGCGGTGGAATTCGGTCTTGAAAAAGCCTGGGACACAGCCGAACATGTTTTTTATCGCCCCGGTGTAGAGGGTCATTCCGTGAGTTTTGAGTTTGGGGAGGTTGATCACCAGGTCGGCCTCCAGGACCGGTCCGGCGATCGGGACTTCCGGCAAGATTTTGCTCCCGCTTGGGCTTTTGACCTTAACAATTCCTCCCTGCTGAAAAGGGGCAAGCTGGCCGCCAGCTGTTTCGGCCGCTTGTCTGATCCCTGCTTTTTCCAGGGAGGAGATGACATTGGCATGGGCGTTTCCCGGGCTGTCGCCGACCAGGGCGATCCCGCCGGCGGCGACCACTTCTTTGACGACGGCAAAGATCAGGGCGGGGTGGGTGGTGACCGCCATTTCGGGAGCTTCTCCCATCAGGCAGTTTGGTTTGATCAGGATTTTTTGACCCGGTTTGACCAGGGCGGCCATGCCGCCAAAAGGGGCGAGAGAGGAGTGGACCGCCGTGGCGACTTCGGCGTCGGCATAACTACCGCATTTAACCAGGGAAACTTTAGTAGCCAAGTTTTTTCGCGACCGCGGCCACCTGGCAAGGTATGAGTTCGGGCTTGGAGCCGAACATGATCGCGTTATCCGGGTCTTTCAAGCCGTGGCCGGTCAGGACGCAGACAACGATCGACCCTTCTTTAACTTTATTTGCCTTGGCCGCTTTTAGGAGTCCGGCAACCGAGGCGGCCGAGGCCGGTTCGGCAAAGACCCCTTCTTTCGAGGCGATCAATTGATAAGCGGCGACGATCTCGGTGTCGGTCACCAGGTCGATCTCTCCGCCCGATTCGCCGGCCGCGGCGACCGCGCTTTGCCAACTCGCCGGGTTGCCGATCCTGATGGCGGTTGCCAGCGTTTCCGGTTTTTCGATCGGATGGCCGCGGACGATCGGGGCTGCCCCTTCGGCCTGAAAGCCCATCATTTTAGGGAGGGTCGAGATCTTATTGGCGGCGAAATATTCCTTGTAACCTTTCCAGTAGGCGGTGATATTCCCGGCGTTGCCGACCGGGATAAAGTGGTAGTCGGGGACGGCGTCAAGCTGGTCGCAGATCTCAAAGGCGCCGGTCTTTTGCCCTTCGATCCGGAAGGGGTTGATCGAGTTGAC comes from the Candidatus Margulisiibacteriota bacterium genome and includes:
- a CDS encoding DUF362 domain-containing protein; protein product: MATKVSLVKCGSYADAEVATAVHSSLAPFGGMAALVKPGQKILIKPNCLMGEAPEMAVTTHPALIFAVVKEVVAAGGIALVGDSPGNAHANVISSLEKAGIRQAAETAGGQLAPFQQGGIVKVKSPSGSKILPEVPIAGPVLEADLVINLPKLKTHGMTLYTGAIKNMFGCVPGFFKTEFHRLAPHPRDFAGLLVDVFQISRPGLTIMDAIVGMEGAGPSHGTPRQFGAIIASTDGVAVDVIGSHLIGFNPLDIDMIRIAGERGLGNSNIEQIEVVGAALSELRRTDWARPDRLYKILKRFPRLAGFLAGFIAIDPEIDQQKCVRCLVCLKSCPAKTIHQGKEKKVEIDLKDCIHCFCCHELCQYDAVKLSTSWLARLMGI
- a CDS encoding threonine synthase, with product MVWRGLIEEFRQYLPVTDETPIITFNEGNTPLIHARHLSDLTRCQVYLKYEGMNPTGSFKDRGMTMAISKAKENNSKAVICASTGNTSASAAAYSARAGLDCIVIIPKGKIALGKLSQAIMHGAKVFEVDGNFDQALDLVREMGDKYPVEIVNSINPFRIEGQKTGAFEICDQLDAVPDYHFIPVGNAGNITAYWKGYKEYFAANKISTLPKMMGFQAEGAAPIVRGHPIEKPETLATAIRIGNPASWQSAVAAAGESGGEIDLVTDTEIVAAYQLIASKEGVFAEPASAASVAGLLKAAKANKVKEGSIVVCVLTGHGLKDPDNAIMFGSKPELIPCQVAAVAKKLGY